In Desulfovibrio sp., the sequence AGGCCATTTTTTACTCTCGTCATGTACCGCAAAAGTACACTCCTTTCGTAAAAAAGCCTTTTTCCTTGCCCTTGGCGCAAAATCATTAATTTCGAAACAGCCCCTGGAGCCCTTTAACTTTCAACTAGAGCCCTTTAACTTTCAAGAAATGTAAATGCTCCAGGGCTGCACGAAGGTGCAGCCCTGGAGCAATGTCCCCTTTTTTCAAAGGTAAAAGGCTTCAACGCGCTCAGGGGCGTACCAGTATCTTGATATGCTGGTCCTTGTTGTTGATGAGCTCCAGAAAGCCTTTATCGAGAATGTCCTTAAGCTCAATCTTGCCGGTAATGAGATTTTCAGCCCTGATGATGCCCTTGGCCATGAGAGCGGCCAGGCCCTTGAAGTCGTCCAGCGTGTAGGCCAGGGTGCCCATGACGCGCTTGTCGGTGCCGCTGAGGCTGAAAAAGTTGAAGGAGCTGGGTTCTTCAAAAATGCCCACAATAATGGCCAGCCCCGTGTTGCGAAGAACGTCGATGGCCAGGGGGCCGGTCATCTTGTTGCCGATGCACTCAAAGGATACGTCCGCGCCTGATCCCCCGGTGAGTTCCTTGATGGCGGCCACCGGGTCGCATTCCTTGGGATTGATGATGACGTCCGCCCCGCATTCCCTGGCTTTTTCAATGCGC encodes:
- a CDS encoding zinc-binding dehydrogenase encodes the protein LGLNVVVLGAGTIGLGTIMAVRAAGAGKIIVVEMSKARIEKARECGADVIINPKECDPVAAIKELTGGSGADVSFECIGNKMTGPLAIDVLRNTGLAIIVGIFEEPSSFNFFSLSGTDKRVMGTLAYTLDDFKGLAALMAKGIIRAENLITGKIELKDILDKGFLELINNKDQHIKILVRP